From Bacteroidota bacterium, a single genomic window includes:
- the rpsO gene encoding 30S ribosomal protein S15 yields MNIEEKKSIFEKYGNNSSNTGSPESQIALFSQRIKHLTKHLKIHKKDFSTQRGLYGLVGKRRKLLNYLMEKDIEKYRELIKDLGIRK; encoded by the coding sequence ATGAATATAGAAGAAAAAAAATCAATTTTTGAAAAGTACGGCAATAATTCCTCAAATACAGGTAGCCCCGAAAGTCAGATAGCACTGTTTAGTCAAAGGATTAAACATTTAACAAAACATTTGAAAATACATAAAAAGGATTTTTCAACACAAAGAGGCTTGTATGGCTTAGTTGGTAAGAGAAGAAAACTTTTGAATTATCTTATGGAAAAAGATATTGAAAAGTACAGGGAACTAATTAAAGATTTAGGAATTAGGAAATAG